The nucleotide sequence GCATAGGGCCACCACTTTGGTACCTGCGTAGGGAATATGTCCGCGGCCCATGCCGCCCACGCCCACAATAGCCTTGGTCAGTATGTCGCTAGGAGCCAGGAAGCCTTTGCCCAATACGTGCCGGGGCACAATGGAAACTGTAGCCAGCGTGGCCAGCGAGCCTTTTATGAAACTTCGCCGCGAGGCGGTGGTTTTTGTATTTTCTGTCATTGAGGTAGGGGTGAAAATCAGGACAAGGATTGAATCAATTCTAAATTTATTAAATAATTTAAAGAAATAGGTTTTGATTTTATAAGGTAAGGAATTCAGGCCTGGTTTTTACCGACCGAAAACCCTATTTCCGGTTCAAAGTAAGGCAGGGTGATCTGGCAAGGTTATATACGCCTTTTACTCAGTTTGTTCTGCTGGTTTCCCTGATTTTCAGTATTTTTCTGCATCGATCTAAACCCGAGCAGAACCCTATGAAAAAGAAATCGGAAAGAAATACCGCCATCATTCTCACTCTGGTTGGGGCGGTGGCCTTAGGTATTGGAATATACCTTTTCATAGGTAAACAGAAATTTCTGGCTCGCTCTATAGTAGCTGACGGGGTAGTACGGGAGCTTGAATCGGGTTCTTCCTCTAAAAGCGGGCGGACCTACTACCCGGTGGTTGAATACCGGGATGATGCGGGGAAGCAACAGACTTTTACCTCCCAAATCGGTTCCAGTCCGGCCTCTTATGAGGTAGGCGAACCAGTGCAGGTTCGCTATGAGCCCGGAAAGCCCTGGACGGCGGTTATCGTCGGATTCTGGGAAATGTGGGGTGTGATTGCCGTTTTCGGGGGACTCGGTGCAATGTTTTTATTCATTGGGGCAGGTACCGTTTATGCTGCGATGCACCGGGCTAAAATGCGACGCGAGCTACCCCAGACCGGACGGATGATTGAGCTACCCGGTCGGGTGGAAATGCACACCACCAAGTCAAAAACGGAATTTTTTGTTAGAACCGAGTGGCATAATCCCACAGATGGGAAAATGTACCTCTTCGACAGTGAAAAGGTCTCGTATAATCCGGCATCATTCCTGACCAATCGGCTCATTCCGGTATGGATCGACCCTCTGAATCCCAAAAGCAGGTACTACGTGGATGTGTCTTTCCTGCCCGAAGAAGCCTGAAAAACAATAAACCGCTGAAAATTACATGATAGCTTAATTTACCCTCCCATTCCTCACCGAACTTCCCACGTATAGGTACCCGATGGCACGGACTCTATTTTCCAAAAGGCTCCGTCGGCGGTAGCCTTAATAGACTTGCCATCCTGGTACACCGTACTTCTGGCATTTTTACGAGGTAGGTACACTACGCCCGTAGTGTTGGCAGGCAGGGTGGTATGGAGTTCAAACCTTTCCGGCGTATTCTCAAACCGTACCTTCACCATTCCGCGCAGCGTGGTGTAGTCCAGGGAAGCCTGGCGGAGCGTATCGGGCTGAGGCTTGATCTGAATCGTACCAAAGGCGGGTGTCAGGGGCTCCACACCCATCAGTTTCCGGACAATCAGGTTAGCTGGCGCGGCTCCCCAGGCATGGTTCCAGTCCTGATTGGCCTTAAAGCTTGTATCCCAGGCTTCGGTGGTGAGGGTAGAACCGGTGCGGATCATGTTGTACCAGCTGCGCAAATCCGTAGAAGTAAGCAACGACAAGGCGTACTTGCTTTCGTGAGCATTGTAGAGCGCATCCAGCAAAAACTGTGATCCGTACACGCTGGTGGCCATCCCTTTGCTGCGGATGTGGGCCAGGACACTGGCGTGGTACTTTTCGGGTACCAGCCCGAACGCCAGCGCAAACATATTGGCGTGCAACGAAGCATGGTCGGTACCTTCGCCATCGCGGATTAATCCGGCTTTAGTATCGATGAAGGTACCCTGGAAAGCCGTTCTGACCTGTTGCGCGCGTTTCTGGTAGAAAGCGGCATCGTCCTGTTTGCCCAAATCCCGGGCAATTTGCTCCATAGCCAGCAGGGCTTTGTAATGAAAAGCATTGACGATGGCGTTGTACTTCTTAAACTCAAAGCCGTCGATCTCACTGGGTTGGGGCCAGTCGGTGATATCTTTCAGGTCTTCTTTACCGTCGAAGGTACCATAGTGGATGGACTTCTTGAACTCGGCCGTTTGCTTACCCGTTCGGGTGCTGATCAGCCCGTCGTTTCGGGCCAGAGCCAGCAGTAGCTTGGGTTTCAATTCATCATACAGGGTACCCACCGCCCGGATGTCGCCCGAATAGAGGTAGTCGTAGTAGGCTACCTGCAGATTCTGTAGCGACCACTCAGTAGGCCAGGTGGCGTGGTAAATCAGATAGTCGAGCGAGCGCTTGGCCATGTTGAACTCCGTATCCACAGCATAGTGCGACAGTTGGTTGATGAGCGCGTCAGCTTCGTAAGGTATTCGCTCGCGGTCACCGTCCACGTAATAACCCGTGAAAGAGGTAGCCTTAATGGAGTACTTGCTCAAATCCCAAATCTGGTTCAGGGTAGTATCCGAACTGGTGAATGTAGTAGCAGCTTCGTTGAAGGGATAAAAAACGCCGTGTCGGGTGACATTCTGAACGCGCACCTGTCCCGAAGGTACCACCAGTTCTACGTAACGGAAGGGCAGTACTTCGCCGATGTAGTCAGGCATGAAGATAGCCTTAGGACCCGTATTGCGCTTGTCGGAGGTAAACTGTACGGCGTAGGTATGTTCTCCCTGTCGCAGCGGCAGGCGGATCAGCCGGTAGCGAAGGGTACCCCCGGGCTTGGTATGCACGTGGCCATCGGCGGTAACATGTTCACCCACGTGCACAAGCAATGTATCGCCGCCTGACGGACTGTAGGCGGTCAGGTACAGTTGGCCAAACAGGTCTTTTCCGAAGTCGTACAACATACTTTGGTTGCTAAGGCGGCGCTGTTGGGCGGGTTTGTCTTCTGATTTTACCAGCGGATAGTAGGCTGTGGCGTAGTCTGAAAGTTGCCTGGCCGTTCGGAATACTTTCGGGGCGGACCAGGCGCTTTCCTGGGCTTTGTTATCCCAAGTTTTTACCTTCCAGTAGTAGATCCGGTTGGTATCGAGGGGTACCCCACAGCGGATATTCATTTGCTGGCTACCGCTTACCTTGCCCGAATCCCATACATCGCCCTGGTTGGCGCTGGCCTTTTCCTGCGTGCTGGCAACGAGCAGCTGGTAGGCCGTCTGACTAATCTGTCGACTGGTGTCGGTAAGTATCCAGCTGAAATAGGGCCGGTTGCTCCGTAGGTCGGCGGTCTGAAATGGAAAGCGTGCAGTGGCGGCTTCTTCGAGTGTGAAGTTGGTCAAAAAACCGTTTTTCCAGACTCGATCCGTATGCTCGAGCAGGTCGGTGCGGAGCTGGTTGGGTGCGGGCGACTGCGCCGTAGCCAGGGAGAATGACAGAAAAAAGGCAAGCGGGAGAAAAGTGCTTTTCATGCGTCGGGTTCGAGTGCCTGGTGAATAAACATAATTGTCCTGAATTAGTAAAGATAAGGGAGGCAAGGCCTTACCCAATCCTCAGTCATATCCGTGGTATAGGTATACCGCCCCGTACGTCCAGTGTGGACCTTGGAGGCCGGGATAGTTATACCGGTCCATCATCAAAGCCACATACCGGAAAGGGTACCCTTCGGGTAGCTGCACCACATTGGGCCATACCCGCGTACCCGCAGTGGCATCCCAGGGCGGCAAATCCATTTTCAAGGTACCGGCCGGTTGCAGGTCAGGGTAGGTGTAGATAAAGATTTCGCGCTCCGAACTGCCCGAAAAACAATACCGTTTATCGCCTATTTTCTGGATGGAGGTACCTGTCGAGTTGTGATTCACCGGGCCGGCGATCCGGGTGTAACCTCTGTCCCAATAATCCGATTCCAGCACAATGGCTTTGTAGCCGTTCTGGTTTTCGCAGGTCAGCATGCGCCATTTTTGGGCCGTCGAATCGAACAGCACGTGCGGATCTTCGATATCCCCTACCATGCCAAACGGCACGGCATTCATGACCGAGAAGCCAAAGCGGGGATCGCGCTTGCTCTCGACGGCCAATAGCTGTTTCTTTTCTTTGTCCGGATTGGCATAGGCACTGAAACCGGTAGTAAGTCCCCGCCAGGTGCGGACGGTACGATCGTAGAACAGGTGCGACGCCACTTCATTCCGGAGAATGCCGTCCTGGCGGTCGAACACGATGATACCTTCCATTTTTAAATCGAATACCGTAGGGTTCAGACTGAAGACACCCTGGATGTGGTGGGGTAGGGCCCTCCCACGGATGGACATCGTGTACCAGAGTCTTCCCTGATCCAGATACGGATCGCCGTTTTCGTACGTGATCGCGCGGATATCCGCCAGCCCGTTGCCTGTACTTAAAACCGATTCGACCGCATTGATAACTACTTGCCCGTCTTTGAGTTGCACGAATAGTTTTGACTGAAAAGCGTGAATGTATTCTTTTTTTCGGAGATCGAGGTACCGGTTGAAATCACTCTGTCCGATGGCCACGGGTAAACCTTTGTCCTGCCGGTACAGCACCAGTCCGCTGCCCAGCATCTGCAGAATGAGCCTGCCCTCCAGCTTTTCGGTGCCGGTGAGGTGGGTGGCAATGGACTCGTCGGCTACCACGGCGGCTTCCCTGACTATCCGGAGTCTGGCCGCAATCATGGCTCCAGCTTTAAAACCAACCGTCACGTAAACCTGCTCCCTGCGACCCGCATCCGTGAATTCAAAACCTACCTCGCCCTCGCCTGAGGTAGAAGCCAGGTCCAGCGTGTAGGTGGCAAAAGGGTTGAAGCCCCCAAACCAGATACTGGTCCGGGTTTCCTGCCGGGAGTTGATGACGAGTTTGTTTTCACTAGCCAGAACATCGGCCTGCGCGCTGAGGTAATGGCTGGTAGGGTACATGGAGGCGATACCGACGATTTCGCCGGGTTTCAAGGCGGCCAGCGGAATAGCCTGATCCTGATCAAAGATCAACCGACGAACGCCCTGCCGCACAAAATGGATGGCATCCGGAGCAGGTTGACCGTAGGATCCAAAGTTTGGGGCCAGGAAGAGTAAGATTACGAGGAAAGGGCGGGGGATATTCATTCGTGGTGGTACCTGAAATGTACTAAGAGGACGATAGGTTGACTGCTTTTACCGGAAACGGAATACAGTATTCGGTCCAACTTTGACGCATGAACTTTAGAATTGTGACTGACCAGTCAAAGGTACAGCTTGCCCCAGGACTTAAAAACATGCGTTTATCGCCAACCTTTTAGCAGTTCGGTGTTCAAGTGTTTCCGATCGCGTGCAGTGTTTTTTGCATTCCGTTGTAAACCCGTACCCTACTAATTCAATTGGTTTTGTCTATCAGTATATAAAAAATATAAATAAAAACTATTGAAAAGATAATGATAAATTTGTCCCAGTAGAATAACTAAAATAAACCCAATATGGCAAATAACGGAAGTCCTCACACCCATGTATGGGATGTCAATGATGACAGTAAAGTCAACACCGTCGGCAAATGCCCGTTTACGAGCGGCGCACTTAATAAGAGTGCGGGCGGCGGCACCAGAAACCGCGACTGGTGGCCCAAACAATTGAAACTGAATATTCTTCGCCAGCACTCTTCTTTGTCCAATCCGATGGATGAGGGGTTCAACTACGCCGAAGAGTTCAAGACGCTTGATCTGGCGGCGGTGAAACAGGATATCTTTGATGTAATGACCACGTCGCAGGACTGGTGGCCGGCCGACTACGGTCACTACGGGCCTTTCTTTATCCGCATGGCCTGGCATAGCGCGGGTACCTATCGCATCGGCGATGGCCGGGGTGGCGCCGGTGCCGGCATGCTGCGTTTTGCGCCGCTCAACAGCTGGCCCGACAACGCCAACCTTGACAAGGCCCGCCTGCTGTTGTGGCCCATCAAGCAGAAATATGGCCGGAAACTATCCTGGGCCGACCTGATGGTGCTTACCGGCAACTGTGCCCTTGAGTCTATGGGCCTGAAGACCTTCGGGTTTGGGGGCGGACGTGTCGATATGTGGGAGCCGGAGGAAGATGTGTACTGGGGCTCGGAGACGGAGTGGTTGGGAGACGATGTGCGTTTTCCTAATGGGCGTGATGGTGAGCTTGAGCATCCGCTTGGTGCCTCGCACATGGGGCTTATCTACGTCAATCCCGAAGGTCCCGGTGGCAACCCCGATCCGCTTGCCGCCGCGCATCACATTCGGGAGACTTTCGGCCGGATGGCGATGAACGATTACGAAACCGTCGCGCTCATTGCGGGCGGACATACCTTTGGCAAAACGCATGGTGCCGCCGATCCCAGCAAGTACGTAAGTTCAGAACCTGCCGGTGCCACCATTGAGGAGCAAAGCCAGGGCTGGCGGAATACCTTCGGTGGCGGGCATGGCGCGCACACGATCACCAGTGGTCTTGAAGGCGCCTGGACCACCACGCCCACCCAGTGGGGCAATGGATTCTTCGACCATCTGTTCGGTTTCGAGTGGGAGTTGACAAAGAGTCCGGGCGGGGCGCATCAGTGGAAACCCAAGGATGGTGCCGGGGATGGTACCGTACCCGATGCCCACGATTCGTCCGTAAGCCATGCTCCGTTTATGCTTACCACCGACCTCGCTTTGCGGGTAGACCCCGCCTACGAGAAAATTTCTAGACATTTCCACGAAAATCCGGAAGAGTTCGCTGACGCATTCGCCCGTGCCTGGTTCAAGCTGACCCACCGCGACATGGGCCCCAAGGAGCGTTATCTTGGCCCGGAGGTACCTGCCGAAGAACTGATCTGGCAAGATCCGGTACCAGCCGTTACGCATGAGCTGATCAACGACGAAGATATCGCCGCCCTGAAAGCTAAGATTCTTGATTCCGGCCTGCCGGTATCCCAACTGGTGTCCACGGCCTGGGCGTCGGCTTCTACCTACCGTGATTCTGACAAACGCGGGGGTACCAATGGCGCCCGTGTTCGTCTGGCACCTCAGAAAGACTGGGAGGTCAACGACCCGGCCCAACTGGCCAGCGTGCTGGAAAAGCTGGAAGGTATCCGGAATGAGTTCAACGGTGCTCAGTCGGAAGGAAAACAGGTTTCGCTGGCCGACCTTATCGTGCTGGGTGGCTGTGCTGGCGTCGAGCAGGCAGCGAAAAACGCCGGACACGAGGTGAAGGTACCCTTCACACCGGGCCGCACCGATGCATCGCAGGAACAAACCGATGTGCAATCGTTTGATGCCATGGAACCCGCCGCTGACGGATTCCGCAACTACCTCAACCCCAAGCATAAGTCTTCGGCCGAGGACATGCTGGTTGACAAAGCCCAGCTCCTGACGCTGACTGCACCCCAGATGACGGTACTCGTAGGGGGTATGCGGGTATTGAACACGAACTTCGATCACTCGAAGCACGGCGTTTTCACCCAGCGTCCCGAAACACTCACCAACGACTACTTCGTCAACCTGCTCGATCTGGGTACTACCTGGCGGGCGACTTCGGACGCGCAGAATGTATTCGTGGGCAGTGATCGCAAAACAGGCGAACCCAAGTGGACGGGTACCCGGGTGGATCTGATTTTCGGCTCTAACTCCGAACTGCGGGCCATCGCCGAGGTATACGGATGTGGAGATTCGCAGGAGAAATTCGTGCAGGATTTTGTGGCGGTGTGGGCTAAGGTGATGAACCTGGGCCGTTTCGACCTGGCCTGATCCAGCGCCTTTCGGCGCAACGTAGCCATTTATTGAGAAGAGGTAGTCTGGCAACGGACTACCTCTTTTTTTGATCTATTGCCGTCTTGAACTTTGAAAGTTAATTGCTCGGGCTTTCGATTTACCTCCCGGTTTACAGATTTCCTACCTATCTTGCTCCTACCTAGCTAATTTCCATAAACTTATCCGACCCCGAATACAAATCCTGGCTGATTGAACTGAAAGCCAAAATCCGCTCCGTGCAGCTGAAAGCCGCCATAGCGGTCAATTCCGCCCTGATTGAATTCTACTGGGAGCTGGGAAAAATGATCGAGGAAAGGCATACGGGTTATGGAAGTCAATTCTTGGACGTACTGTCCAAAGACCTGAAATCTGAGTTTCCTGAAATGAATGGTCTGTCCGTTCGCAACTTGAAGTATGCGCGGCAATTTTATCTTTTTCACAGTCCTCAAATTCGGCAACAGCCTGTTGCCGAATTTAGCCAACAGCCTGTTGCCCAAATTCCTTGGGGGCATAATATATTAATTATCAGCAAATCGCGTGATATTAAAGAGGCGAATTTCTATCTGCAACAAACGCTGGAAAACAACTGGAGCCGGGATGTACTGGCCTTGCAGATCAAATCCCGACTCTACGAACGACAGGGCAAAGCGATCACAAATTTCAAACATACCCTCCCTACACCCCAATCCGAGTTGGCCGAGCAAACTCTCAAAGATCCGTACATCTTTGACTTCATGACCATGTCTGCGCCGTACAAGGAGCGGGATATCGAAAATCAACTGGTTTCGCACGTCATGAAGTTTCTGCTGGAACTGGGCAAAGGCTTTGCATTTCTCGGCCAGCAATACCATCTGGAAGTGGCTGGCAATGATTATTACCTCGACTTACTCTTTTACCACACCAAGCTGAAATGCCACGTGGTCATCGAGCTGAAAAATACCAGGTTCATTCCCGAATACGCCGGTAAACTCAATCGCTCCGGCGACCCGGTTTTACCTGTCGGCGGTGGATACCTTAGTGAAAGAACCAGACGATAAGCCAACGATTGGCATCCTGCTCTGCCGGGATAAAAACAACGTGGAGGCCGAGTTTGCCCTGCGCGACCTCAACAAACCTATGGGTGTAAGTGAGTTTCAATTTACGGAAATACTACCCGATGAACTGAAAAGCAGCCTGCCGACGGTAGAGGAAATCGAGGAAGAGTTGAAGGGGATTGGTTGATTAATAGATAGTTGCAAATTTGAATTGCATTAGATTACCAGTTGCAAACTAGCGATAGCAGGGAGAATTTATTAATCACATACCCCTCAATTTAAGGAAAACGGAATGTGTACATTTTATTTATAACTCAATATTTTTACATCATTATGCCCCTCGATTTATCTCAAACCTTAGTAATTGGTGTTTCAACAAGATCTTTGTTTAATCTAGAAGAAGAGAATAGT is from Salmonirosea aquatica and encodes:
- a CDS encoding DUF3592 domain-containing protein, which translates into the protein MKKKSERNTAIILTLVGAVALGIGIYLFIGKQKFLARSIVADGVVRELESGSSSKSGRTYYPVVEYRDDAGKQQTFTSQIGSSPASYEVGEPVQVRYEPGKPWTAVIVGFWEMWGVIAVFGGLGAMFLFIGAGTVYAAMHRAKMRRELPQTGRMIELPGRVEMHTTKSKTEFFVRTEWHNPTDGKMYLFDSEKVSYNPASFLTNRLIPVWIDPLNPKSRYYVDVSFLPEEA
- a CDS encoding alpha-L-rhamnosidase-related protein, with the translated sequence MKSTFLPLAFFLSFSLATAQSPAPNQLRTDLLEHTDRVWKNGFLTNFTLEEAATARFPFQTADLRSNRPYFSWILTDTSRQISQTAYQLLVASTQEKASANQGDVWDSGKVSGSQQMNIRCGVPLDTNRIYYWKVKTWDNKAQESAWSAPKVFRTARQLSDYATAYYPLVKSEDKPAQQRRLSNQSMLYDFGKDLFGQLYLTAYSPSGGDTLLVHVGEHVTADGHVHTKPGGTLRYRLIRLPLRQGEHTYAVQFTSDKRNTGPKAIFMPDYIGEVLPFRYVELVVPSGQVRVQNVTRHGVFYPFNEAATTFTSSDTTLNQIWDLSKYSIKATSFTGYYVDGDRERIPYEADALINQLSHYAVDTEFNMAKRSLDYLIYHATWPTEWSLQNLQVAYYDYLYSGDIRAVGTLYDELKPKLLLALARNDGLISTRTGKQTAEFKKSIHYGTFDGKEDLKDITDWPQPSEIDGFEFKKYNAIVNAFHYKALLAMEQIARDLGKQDDAAFYQKRAQQVRTAFQGTFIDTKAGLIRDGEGTDHASLHANMFALAFGLVPEKYHASVLAHIRSKGMATSVYGSQFLLDALYNAHESKYALSLLTSTDLRSWYNMIRTGSTLTTEAWDTSFKANQDWNHAWGAAPANLIVRKLMGVEPLTPAFGTIQIKPQPDTLRQASLDYTTLRGMVKVRFENTPERFELHTTLPANTTGVVYLPRKNARSTVYQDGKSIKATADGAFWKIESVPSGTYTWEVR
- the katG gene encoding catalase/peroxidase HPI; protein product: MANNGSPHTHVWDVNDDSKVNTVGKCPFTSGALNKSAGGGTRNRDWWPKQLKLNILRQHSSLSNPMDEGFNYAEEFKTLDLAAVKQDIFDVMTTSQDWWPADYGHYGPFFIRMAWHSAGTYRIGDGRGGAGAGMLRFAPLNSWPDNANLDKARLLLWPIKQKYGRKLSWADLMVLTGNCALESMGLKTFGFGGGRVDMWEPEEDVYWGSETEWLGDDVRFPNGRDGELEHPLGASHMGLIYVNPEGPGGNPDPLAAAHHIRETFGRMAMNDYETVALIAGGHTFGKTHGAADPSKYVSSEPAGATIEEQSQGWRNTFGGGHGAHTITSGLEGAWTTTPTQWGNGFFDHLFGFEWELTKSPGGAHQWKPKDGAGDGTVPDAHDSSVSHAPFMLTTDLALRVDPAYEKISRHFHENPEEFADAFARAWFKLTHRDMGPKERYLGPEVPAEELIWQDPVPAVTHELINDEDIAALKAKILDSGLPVSQLVSTAWASASTYRDSDKRGGTNGARVRLAPQKDWEVNDPAQLASVLEKLEGIRNEFNGAQSEGKQVSLADLIVLGGCAGVEQAAKNAGHEVKVPFTPGRTDASQEQTDVQSFDAMEPAADGFRNYLNPKHKSSAEDMLVDKAQLLTLTAPQMTVLVGGMRVLNTNFDHSKHGVFTQRPETLTNDYFVNLLDLGTTWRATSDAQNVFVGSDRKTGEPKWTGTRVDLIFGSNSELRAIAEVYGCGDSQEKFVQDFVAVWAKVMNLGRFDLA
- a CDS encoding PDDEXK nuclease domain-containing protein gives rise to the protein MQLKAAIAVNSALIEFYWELGKMIEERHTGYGSQFLDVLSKDLKSEFPEMNGLSVRNLKYARQFYLFHSPQIRQQPVAEFSQQPVAQIPWGHNILIISKSRDIKEANFYLQQTLENNWSRDVLALQIKSRLYERQGKAITNFKHTLPTPQSELAEQTLKDPYIFDFMTMSAPYKERDIENQLVSHVMKFLLELGKGFAFLGQQYHLEVAGNDYYLDLLFYHTKLKCHVVIELKNTRFIPEYAGKLNRSGDPVLPVGGGYLSERTRR
- a CDS encoding PDDEXK nuclease domain-containing protein, giving the protein MKEPDDKPTIGILLCRDKNNVEAEFALRDLNKPMGVSEFQFTEILPDELKSSLPTVEEIEEELKGIG